In one window of Armatimonadota bacterium DNA:
- a CDS encoding prepilin-type N-terminal cleavage/methylation domain-containing protein, whose amino-acid sequence MRKHRGFTLIELLVVIAIIAILAAILFPVFARAREAARKATCISNLKQIALAAIMYAQDYDEVLPSCNSDGYSSQHPVDPANTDISMDDAETAGLGSPDFWQLADVLTPYVKSLELFECPTLIRRASPGECTIATSVLTSGPAVGVRKVGNFVEPPGDNWDSTGSYLWMCMHWPVGTGDPWDYGGDIGEIWYICGILFGFDVYSENPEGYFPCAQAVGNFDDPVWKPMALCLSFGVHEGYDQDWATDHVLPVELGGDPPTIAAAMPMAFVDGHCKYLRLSFYPLMNLLSMPNEIE is encoded by the coding sequence ATGCGTAAGCATCGCGGTTTTACTTTGATCGAGTTGCTGGTGGTGATTGCGATCATCGCGATCCTGGCCGCCATCCTGTTCCCCGTGTTCGCTCGAGCGCGGGAGGCGGCGCGCAAGGCCACCTGCATCTCCAACCTCAAGCAGATCGCCCTCGCGGCGATCATGTACGCCCAGGACTATGACGAGGTGCTGCCCTCGTGCAACTCCGACGGGTACTCCTCACAGCACCCAGTCGACCCGGCCAACACCGACATCAGCATGGACGATGCCGAGACCGCCGGATTGGGATCGCCCGACTTCTGGCAGTTGGCGGACGTTCTCACGCCGTACGTTAAGAGCCTCGAGCTGTTCGAGTGCCCGACGCTCATTCGCCGCGCGAGCCCAGGCGAGTGCACGATCGCCACGTCGGTCTTGACGTCCGGCCCTGCAGTAGGCGTGCGCAAGGTCGGCAACTTCGTGGAGCCGCCCGGTGACAACTGGGACTCCACAGGTTCCTACCTCTGGATGTGCATGCACTGGCCGGTCGGGACCGGCGATCCCTGGGATTACGGCGGCGACATTGGAGAAATCTGGTACATCTGTGGGATTCTGTTCGGGTTCGACGTCTACAGTGAGAACCCTGAGGGGTACTTCCCCTGCGCCCAGGCCGTCGGGAACTTCGACGACCCGGTGTGGAAGCCTATGGCGCTGTGCCTGTCCTTCGGCGTCCACGAGGGCTATGACCAGGACTGGGCGACGGACCATGTGCTGCCGGTGGAACTGGGAGGCGACCCGCCCACGATCGCGGCGGCTATGCCGATGGCATTCGTGGACGGCCACTGCAAGTACCTTCGCTTGTCGTTCTACCCGTTGATGAATCTGCTAAGCATGCCGAACGAGATCGAGTAG
- a CDS encoding aminotransferase class III-fold pyridoxal phosphate-dependent enzyme has protein sequence GALLIFDEISIGWRLHFGGAHLRFGVTPDLAVFAKAMGNGHPIGAVIGTREAMAGAHGSFISSTNWTESVGPAAAVATLRKMKQVDVPAHVAHVGARVQDYWHEHGKRHGLPIVTHDNYPCLAHFRFDHELSEALRTLYTQLMLERGFLAGASIYPTLAHTDEIVSLYGDTIDKVFAIIARALKQGKVGEMLKGPVAHSGFARLTS, from the coding sequence ACGGGGCGCTCCTCATCTTCGACGAGATCAGCATCGGCTGGCGGCTGCATTTCGGCGGGGCGCATCTCAGGTTCGGCGTCACCCCCGACCTCGCCGTGTTCGCCAAGGCAATGGGCAACGGCCATCCCATCGGCGCGGTGATCGGGACGCGGGAAGCGATGGCGGGAGCCCACGGCTCCTTCATCAGCAGCACCAACTGGACGGAAAGCGTCGGCCCGGCGGCGGCGGTGGCGACGCTGCGCAAGATGAAGCAGGTAGACGTGCCCGCGCATGTCGCCCACGTCGGCGCCCGGGTACAGGATTACTGGCACGAGCACGGCAAACGACACGGCCTGCCGATCGTCACCCATGACAACTACCCGTGCCTGGCGCATTTTCGATTCGACCACGAACTCAGCGAAGCGCTGCGCACTCTCTACACCCAGTTGATGCTCGAGCGCGGCTTTCTCGCCGGCGCGAGCATCTACCCGACGCTCGCGCACACCGACGAGATCGTGTCGCTCTACGGGGATACGATAGATAAGGTGTTTGCGATAATCGCACGGGCGCTCAAACAGGGCAAAGTTGGGGAAATGCTGAAAGGCCCGGTGGCGCACAGCGGCTTCGCGCGGCTGACCAGTTGA
- a CDS encoding exo-alpha-sialidase, translated as MPDGRWVCGFRAARTKGGTVEQHALITWSDDEGRSWSTPIRPFEPPAVEGKRGLFRAAHPTALGAGRVLATLCWVDHSDASLPFFNEETEGLLDTRIFHSYSADGGATWSPPVLMDTSPFNVPTPATGPTLVLPNGTRACQFELNKHYHDTAQWRHSSVLMFSCDEGHSWPEHVIVSNDPENRIFYWDQRPSVLKDGTILDLFWTYDNQLATYLNIHARRSADNGRTWAQIWDTGVPGQPAPPVSLRDGRIAMVYVDRTGAPVIKLRVSDDGGMTWPEPSEAVLYQAATPTQTERKATMQDAWAEMAKFSAGLPVTASLADEDVLVVYYAGPETDHTDIEWVRVRP; from the coding sequence TTGCCCGACGGGCGCTGGGTCTGTGGCTTCCGCGCCGCGCGCACCAAAGGCGGTACCGTCGAACAGCACGCACTGATCACCTGGTCGGATGACGAAGGCCGGTCGTGGAGCACGCCCATTCGGCCGTTCGAACCGCCCGCGGTTGAGGGCAAGCGGGGGCTGTTTCGCGCCGCGCACCCAACGGCGCTCGGCGCCGGCCGTGTGCTGGCGACGCTGTGCTGGGTCGATCATTCAGACGCCTCTCTGCCGTTCTTCAACGAGGAGACCGAAGGGCTACTCGATACTCGCATCTTCCACTCCTACTCCGCGGACGGCGGCGCGACGTGGTCGCCCCCGGTTCTGATGGACACGTCGCCGTTCAACGTGCCGACCCCCGCTACCGGCCCGACACTCGTCCTGCCCAACGGCACGCGGGCATGCCAGTTCGAGCTGAACAAGCACTACCACGACACTGCCCAGTGGCGGCATTCATCGGTGTTGATGTTCTCCTGCGACGAGGGCCACTCGTGGCCGGAGCACGTCATCGTGAGCAACGATCCGGAGAACCGGATCTTCTACTGGGACCAGCGTCCGAGTGTGCTCAAGGACGGGACGATCCTCGACCTGTTCTGGACCTACGACAACCAGCTCGCGACGTACCTCAACATTCACGCGCGGCGCTCGGCGGACAACGGCCGAACATGGGCGCAGATCTGGGATACCGGTGTGCCCGGTCAGCCCGCTCCGCCGGTTTCGCTGCGCGACGGTCGGATTGCCATGGTCTATGTGGATCGCACCGGAGCGCCGGTGATCAAGCTGCGCGTGAGCGACGACGGCGGCATGACATGGCCCGAGCCCAGCGAGGCGGTGTTGTATCAGGCAGCGACGCCGACGCAGACCGAGCGCAAGGCCACCATGCAGGACGCCTGGGCAGAGATGGCTAAGTTCTCGGCGGGGCTGCCGGTGACGGCGTCCCTCGCGGACGAGGATGTCCTGGTGGTGTACTACGCGGGGCCTGAGACGGATCATACGGACATCGAATGGGTGCGCGTGCGGCCGTGA
- a CDS encoding Gfo/Idh/MocA family oxidoreductase translates to MLGMVEGNGHPYSWSAIFNGYDPQEMAKCPYPAIPAYLAKQPKDTLRIPGARVTHIWTDDPADAARVAEASLIPNIATRAEDVIGAVDAAIVATDVGHEHLARCRPFVEAGLPVFVDKPLVDNAADLATFSHWVEQGAPIMSSSCMRYAKEYLPYRLSTHELGELRLITITTPKSWERYGIHALEGVYPILGPGFVSARNVGTPDRNVVHVKHGSGVDVVVAAMAGMYGAFGVLQLCGTAGHAHAAFADTFYAFKAQLMAFVEYLRTGERPFPFAETRELMTLVIAGIRSRDEGGREVQLAEIMGV, encoded by the coding sequence ATGCTGGGCATGGTGGAGGGAAACGGTCACCCCTACTCCTGGAGCGCCATCTTCAACGGCTACGACCCGCAGGAGATGGCGAAGTGCCCGTACCCCGCGATCCCGGCCTATCTTGCCAAGCAGCCCAAGGACACGCTGCGCATCCCCGGCGCGCGGGTGACACACATCTGGACCGACGACCCCGCTGATGCCGCGCGCGTCGCTGAGGCGTCGCTCATCCCGAATATCGCGACGCGCGCTGAGGATGTAATCGGCGCGGTGGACGCGGCCATTGTCGCCACCGACGTCGGCCACGAGCACCTCGCGCGCTGCCGGCCGTTCGTAGAAGCCGGGCTGCCGGTGTTCGTGGACAAGCCGCTGGTGGATAACGCGGCGGACCTGGCGACCTTCAGCCACTGGGTGGAGCAGGGCGCGCCGATCATGTCGTCCAGCTGCATGCGCTACGCGAAGGAGTACCTCCCCTACCGGCTTTCGACTCACGAACTTGGTGAGCTGCGGCTGATTACCATCACCACCCCGAAGAGCTGGGAGCGCTACGGCATTCACGCGCTGGAGGGAGTCTATCCCATCCTCGGTCCGGGATTCGTCTCCGCGCGGAACGTCGGCACGCCGGACCGCAACGTCGTCCACGTCAAGCACGGGAGCGGGGTGGACGTCGTGGTCGCGGCAATGGCGGGCATGTACGGCGCGTTCGGCGTGCTCCAGCTGTGCGGCACGGCCGGGCACGCCCATGCCGCCTTCGCGGACACGTTCTACGCCTTCAAGGCGCAGTTGATGGCATTTGTCGAATACCTGCGGACGGGCGAGCGGCCGTTCCCGTTCGCGGAGACGCGGGAGTTGATGACGCTCGTCATCGCCGGCATCAGGAGTCGCGACGAGGGCGGGCGCGAGGTGCAACTCGCGGAGATCATGGGGGTCTAG
- a CDS encoding aldolase, protein MNNDIMMRPSRVLAKLRAGGVASCFKVNLADARCVEIAAIAGFDCVWADLEHIANDWSLIEKQIWAAKAHDVDVAVRVARGGYSDYVRPLELDASGIIVPHVMSLEDAHSVVRMTRFHPIGRRPVDGGNADGAYTNIEFVEYLRQANEQRFVIIQIEDPEPLDELEAIAELEGIDVIFFGPGDFSHSIGAPGQWDHPRIAETRRRIAEVCARTGKVAGTVGAPENLAELVGMGYRFINLGADVVGLSQYCKGLAAEYEKLKR, encoded by the coding sequence ATGAACAATGACATCATGATGCGGCCCAGCCGAGTGCTCGCGAAGCTGCGTGCCGGCGGTGTCGCAAGTTGTTTCAAGGTCAACCTCGCCGATGCCCGGTGTGTGGAGATCGCCGCCATCGCCGGATTCGACTGCGTGTGGGCGGATCTCGAGCACATCGCTAACGACTGGTCGCTCATCGAGAAGCAGATATGGGCGGCGAAGGCGCATGACGTGGACGTGGCGGTGCGAGTCGCGCGCGGCGGCTACAGCGATTACGTACGTCCCCTGGAGCTGGATGCGTCGGGCATCATCGTGCCTCACGTCATGAGCCTCGAGGACGCCCACAGCGTCGTACGCATGACCCGCTTCCACCCCATCGGCCGCCGGCCGGTTGACGGGGGCAATGCCGACGGCGCGTACACCAACATCGAGTTCGTCGAGTACCTGCGGCAAGCGAACGAGCAGCGTTTCGTGATCATCCAGATCGAGGACCCCGAGCCGCTCGATGAACTCGAGGCGATCGCGGAGCTGGAGGGGATTGACGTCATCTTCTTCGGCCCCGGTGATTTCAGCCACAGTATCGGCGCGCCGGGGCAGTGGGATCACCCCAGGATTGCGGAGACCCGCCGACGCATCGCCGAGGTGTGTGCGCGGACCGGCAAGGTTGCCGGGACGGTCGGTGCGCCCGAGAATCTGGCGGAACTGGTCGGCATGGGCTATCGTTTCATCAACCTCGGCGCCGACGTAGTCGGTCTCAGCCAGTACTGCAAAGGTCTTGCGGCGGAGTACGAGAAGCTGAAGCGATGA
- the tuf gene encoding elongation factor Tu (EF-Tu; promotes GTP-dependent binding of aminoacyl-tRNA to the A-site of ribosomes during protein biosynthesis; when the tRNA anticodon matches the mRNA codon, GTP hydrolysis results; the inactive EF-Tu-GDP leaves the ribosome and release of GDP is promoted by elongation factor Ts; many prokaryotes have two copies of the gene encoding EF-Tu) translates to MGKRKFERTKPHVNIGTIGHVDHGKTTLTSAITLCLSKHEGADYLAYERIDSAPEEKERGLTINIFHAEYETDKRHYAHVDCPGHADYIKNMITGAAQMDG, encoded by the coding sequence ATGGGCAAGCGCAAATTCGAGAGGACGAAGCCGCACGTTAATATTGGGACGATCGGGCACGTCGATCACGGCAAGACGACGCTGACGAGCGCGATCACGTTATGTTTGAGCAAGCACGAGGGAGCGGATTATCTGGCGTACGAGCGGATCGACTCGGCGCCGGAGGAGAAAGAGCGTGGGCTGACGATCAACATCTTCCACGCGGAGTACGAGACGGACAAGCGCCACTACGCGCACGTGGACTGTCCGGGGCACGCGGACTACATCAAGAACATGATCACGGGAGCGGCGCAGATGGACGGG
- the fusA gene encoding elongation factor G has translation MARDFPLDKTRNIGIAAHIDAGKTTTTERVLFYTGKVHRMGEVDEGAATMDWMPQEQERGITITSAATTCFWREHKINIIDTPGHVDFTVEVERSLRVLDGVVAIFCAVGGVQPQSETIWRQANKYRVPRIAYINKMDRVGAGFHRILHSMRQRLGCRAVAVQLPIGSEADFQGIIDLIRMKALYYPDELGVTVEERDVPAELLERAERFREAMIEAAAESDEELMELYIDGKELDPEQIRAGLRVGTLRYNMVPVLCGASLRNKGVQPLLDAIVDYLPSPLEVADVRGVDPASGLTVTRHASDDEPFAALAFKIRSDPYVGRLTYFRVYSGSARKGEQIFNANRNRRERLGRILRMHANRREDLTEVFAGDIAAAVGLRNVTTGDTLCDEGHPVVLESIHFPESVISVAIEPRTQADRDRLSEALTRLTGEDPTFRLRVDEDTGQMIVSGMGELHLEIIVDRLLREFNVGANVGRPQVSYREAVTTAAEGEGRFVRQTGGRGQYGHVVLRVEPSPTGANEFESQITGGTIPKEFIPDIERGVRGAMEAGVLAGYPLAATKATLLGGSYHEVDSSEMAFQIAAAMAFRDAAARAAPVLNEPVMKVEVVVAEDRLGDVIGDLNGRRADILGTEPSPGGTQTIRALVPLAEMFGYATALRSLTQGRATYTMEPSHYQEVPAQIADQLLAHAVHA, from the coding sequence ATGGCACGCGATTTTCCGCTAGACAAAACGCGAAACATAGGTATCGCCGCCCACATCGACGCCGGCAAGACCACCACCACCGAGCGTGTCTTGTTCTACACCGGCAAGGTCCACCGCATGGGGGAGGTGGATGAAGGCGCGGCGACTATGGACTGGATGCCCCAGGAGCAGGAGCGGGGGATTACCATTACCTCCGCCGCCACCACCTGCTTCTGGCGCGAGCACAAGATCAACATCATCGACACCCCCGGCCACGTCGACTTCACCGTCGAGGTCGAGCGTTCCCTGCGCGTCCTCGACGGTGTAGTTGCCATCTTCTGCGCCGTCGGCGGCGTGCAGCCGCAATCCGAGACCATCTGGCGACAGGCCAACAAGTATCGCGTCCCGCGCATCGCGTACATCAACAAGATGGACCGCGTCGGCGCCGGCTTCCACCGCATCCTGCACTCGATGCGTCAGCGCCTGGGCTGCCGCGCGGTCGCCGTCCAGCTCCCGATCGGTTCCGAGGCCGACTTCCAGGGCATCATAGACCTCATCCGCATGAAGGCGCTCTACTACCCGGACGAACTCGGCGTCACCGTCGAGGAGCGCGACGTTCCGGCGGAACTCCTGGAGCGCGCGGAGCGCTTCCGCGAGGCCATGATCGAGGCCGCCGCCGAGAGCGACGAAGAGCTCATGGAACTCTACATAGACGGCAAGGAACTCGACCCCGAGCAGATTCGGGCGGGCCTGCGCGTCGGCACGCTGCGCTACAACATGGTGCCCGTCCTGTGCGGCGCCTCGCTGCGCAACAAGGGCGTGCAGCCGCTGCTCGACGCGATCGTGGACTACCTCCCGTCGCCGCTCGAGGTCGCGGACGTCAGGGGCGTCGACCCGGCCAGCGGGCTCACCGTCACGCGGCACGCCAGCGACGACGAGCCGTTCGCCGCGCTCGCCTTCAAGATTCGCTCCGATCCCTACGTCGGTCGGCTCACGTACTTCCGCGTGTACAGCGGGAGCGCGCGCAAGGGCGAGCAGATCTTCAACGCCAACCGGAACCGCCGCGAGCGCCTCGGGCGCATCCTGCGCATGCACGCCAATCGGCGCGAGGACCTGACCGAAGTGTTCGCCGGCGATATCGCCGCGGCCGTCGGCCTGAGGAATGTCACCACGGGCGACACCCTGTGCGATGAGGGCCACCCCGTGGTGCTGGAGAGCATTCATTTCCCGGAGTCCGTGATCTCGGTTGCTATCGAGCCGCGCACTCAGGCCGATCGCGACCGCCTGTCTGAGGCCCTCACCCGGCTCACCGGCGAAGATCCGACTTTTCGCCTGCGCGTGGATGAAGACACCGGCCAGATGATCGTCTCCGGCATGGGCGAGTTGCATCTCGAAATCATCGTTGATCGCCTGCTGCGCGAGTTCAACGTCGGCGCCAACGTCGGACGCCCCCAGGTGTCCTACCGCGAGGCGGTGACGACCGCCGCCGAGGGCGAGGGCCGCTTCGTGCGACAGACCGGCGGACGCGGCCAGTACGGCCATGTCGTCCTGCGCGTCGAGCCGTCGCCGACCGGCGCGAATGAGTTCGAAAGCCAGATCACGGGCGGGACGATACCGAAGGAGTTCATCCCGGACATCGAGCGCGGCGTGCGCGGGGCGATGGAGGCGGGCGTGCTCGCCGGCTATCCGCTCGCCGCGACCAAGGCGACTCTGCTGGGGGGCAGCTACCACGAGGTGGACTCGAGCGAAATGGCCTTCCAGATCGCGGCCGCGATGGCGTTCCGGGACGCCGCCGCGCGCGCGGCACCGGTGCTCAACGAGCCCGTAATGAAGGTGGAGGTGGTGGTCGCCGAAGATCGGCTCGGCGACGTCATCGGCGACCTCAACGGCAGGCGCGCCGATATTCTTGGCACGGAGCCGAGCCCGGGCGGGACGCAGACGATTCGCGCCTTGGTGCCGTTGGCGGAGATGTTCGGCTACGCTACGGCGCTGCGCTCCCTGACCCAGGGGCGCGCCACCTACACCATGGAGCCGTCGCACTACCAGGAGGTTCCCGCGCAGATCGCGGATCAACTACTCGCACATGCCGTACACGCCTAG
- the rpsG gene encoding 30S ribosomal protein S7 gives MPRKGAISRREVMPDPIFHSRLVTQFINKLLLRGKRSTAERIFYGALQVIAERGKDPLAVLEQALKNTMPVLEVRPRRVGGATYQVPVEVRATRRVDLGMRWLIQNARQRSGKTMEGKLAVELMDAADSQGASVKKREDTHRMAEANKAFAHYRW, from the coding sequence ATGCCGCGAAAGGGAGCGATCTCGCGTCGAGAAGTCATGCCGGATCCGATCTTTCACAGCCGGCTGGTGACGCAGTTTATCAACAAGCTCCTGCTGCGGGGTAAGCGCAGCACGGCCGAGCGCATATTCTACGGCGCGCTCCAGGTCATCGCCGAGCGCGGCAAGGATCCGCTGGCCGTGCTCGAGCAGGCGCTGAAGAACACGATGCCCGTGCTTGAGGTGCGCCCGCGGCGGGTCGGGGGCGCGACCTACCAGGTGCCGGTCGAAGTGCGGGCGACGCGCCGCGTCGACCTTGGCATGCGCTGGCTGATTCAGAATGCGCGCCAGCGCTCGGGCAAGACGATGGAAGGCAAACTGGCGGTCGAGCTGATGGACGCCGCCGACTCGCAGGGCGCTTCGGTCAAGAAGCGAGAGGATACGCACAGGATGGCGGAAGCCAACAAGGCCTTCGCCCACTACCGCTGGTAG
- the rpsL gene encoding 30S ribosomal protein S12: MPTINQLVRKARKRKQTRVRPTVRWALGWNFNTKQRKYVRVPGPLKRGVCTRVYTINPKKPNSALRKVARVRLTNRVEVTAYVPGEGHNLQEHSVVLIRGGRVKDVPGIRYHIVRGVLDTAGVDARRQARSKYGAKKPK; this comes from the coding sequence TTGCCGACCATTAACCAACTAGTGAGAAAAGCGCGCAAGCGCAAGCAGACTCGGGTGCGCCCGACGGTGCGCTGGGCATTGGGGTGGAACTTCAATACCAAGCAGCGCAAGTACGTCCGCGTGCCCGGACCGCTCAAGCGCGGCGTGTGTACGCGCGTATACACGATCAACCCGAAGAAGCCGAACTCGGCCCTGCGCAAGGTCGCCCGCGTGCGCTTGACCAACCGGGTGGAAGTCACGGCCTACGTGCCGGGCGAAGGGCACAACCTTCAGGAGCACTCGGTCGTGCTCATCCGCGGCGGCCGGGTCAAGGACGTCCCCGGCATCCGCTATCACATCGTACGCGGGGTGCTGGACACGGCGGGCGTTGACGCCCGCCGTCAGGCGCGCTCCAAGTACGGGGCCAAGAAACCTAAGTAG
- a CDS encoding PHP domain-containing protein → MNDSFVDLHLHTTCSHGRFSPTRVVELAARMGLAAAAITDHNTGAGLCEARRAGEMYDIEVIGGCEFSAEWRDLELHVLGLFLDDRAPGFDEAMSRTASLWRERLERMMERMRREQCIQVTWDDLYYTGHIPGVSPVAEAIARARGDMTTGEAFRAYLDEGKPGYVAPLVDVAWVARTVRDLGGLCVMAHPWAYDPDVVTFGDADYAAMRDAGVDGLECYHPGQDAAGLAERIRQTHGLDMVVSGGSDCHGAAPGQPLKMGSQGVPLGVLDGLRERLARRR, encoded by the coding sequence ATGAATGATTCCTTCGTTGACTTGCACTTGCACACGACCTGCTCGCACGGCAGGTTCTCGCCGACGCGGGTCGTCGAGCTGGCCGCGCGGATGGGCTTGGCCGCCGCCGCCATCACCGATCACAATACCGGGGCGGGCCTGTGCGAAGCGCGCCGCGCGGGTGAGATGTACGACATCGAGGTCATCGGCGGCTGCGAGTTCTCCGCCGAATGGCGCGACCTCGAACTCCACGTCCTCGGTCTGTTTCTGGATGATCGAGCGCCGGGCTTCGACGAGGCGATGTCGCGCACGGCCTCCTTGTGGCGCGAACGGCTGGAGCGCATGATGGAGCGCATGCGCCGGGAGCAGTGCATTCAAGTGACGTGGGACGATCTCTACTACACCGGGCATATCCCGGGCGTCTCTCCGGTCGCCGAAGCCATCGCCCGCGCGCGGGGAGACATGACGACGGGCGAGGCGTTTCGCGCCTATCTCGACGAGGGCAAACCGGGCTATGTGGCGCCCCTGGTTGACGTGGCATGGGTGGCACGGACGGTCCGCGATCTCGGCGGGCTGTGTGTTATGGCACACCCCTGGGCCTATGATCCCGACGTCGTCACGTTCGGCGACGCCGATTACGCCGCCATGCGCGACGCAGGCGTGGACGGGCTGGAATGCTACCACCCGGGGCAGGACGCAGCGGGCTTGGCGGAACGCATCCGCCAGACCCATGGTCTGGACATGGTAGTGTCCGGCGGATCGGACTGCCACGGCGCCGCGCCCGGCCAGCCGTTGAAGATGGGCTCGCAGGGCGTTCCGCTCGGGGTGCTCGACGGCTTGCGGGAGCGCCTGGCCCGGCGTAGGTGA